A single window of Coffea eugenioides isolate CCC68of chromosome 7, Ceug_1.0, whole genome shotgun sequence DNA harbors:
- the LOC113777031 gene encoding mitogen-activated protein kinase kinase 4-like, with amino-acid sequence MATVAQFDHPNLVKLVSSWASVTEIQMMFELIDGFLKDFYTEEENVIAHIAQQILMGLSYPRDERIVHRDLKLANVLRNNDDNVKIADFGSSRRLDIGNMQFILTVLGTIQYCSPEMLQHQLRKIDRLDKSNIWSLGILLLEIYMGHFPFPRIDKLQIYNEIINDFVVPELPNSTS; translated from the coding sequence ATGGCAACTGTAGCTCAGTTTGATCATCCTAACCTTGTGAAATTGGTTTCCAGTTGGGCTAGCGTAACCGAGATTCAAATGATGTTTGAgttgattgatggatttttgaAAGATTTTTACACTGAAGAGGAGAATGTGATCGCACACATTGCGCAACAAATATTGATGGGTCTGAGTTATCCACGGGACGAAAGAATTGTCCATAGGGACTTGAAGCTAGCGAACGTGTTGAGAAATAACGACGACAATGTTAAGATTGCAGATTTTGGTTCGAGCAGGAGATTGGACATCGGCAACATGCAATTCATTTTGACAGTCCTCGGCACTATTCAATATTGTAGTCCCGAAATGTTGCAACATCAACTGCGAAAAATTGACCGACTAGACAAGAGTAACATTTGGAGCTTGGGGATCTTATTGCTGGAAATTTATATGGGACATTTCCCTTTTCCCCGCATTGATAAGCTTCAGATTTACAACGAGATTATTAATGACTTTGTTGTTCCTGAGTTGCCCAATTCTACCTCATAG